One genomic region from Anopheles bellator chromosome 2, idAnoBellAS_SP24_06.2, whole genome shotgun sequence encodes:
- the LOC131210180 gene encoding uncharacterized protein LOC131210180 has product MDRELEVRHMASYLDTLANILDTSDGWRDFLYLIPQNMEDLTKDEYTPKYTGAHEATLETESARNNLSPAKLLLIEWSISGRIRPTVGDLLTLLLRANQIRAAEYLTNLLKETPPVRPKEGPGAPIDITLPEDHQTESLLDDISYPNSSQLQKDLSITIANNRDYYDKMGPMKRVEIKDTISSVADATLQQQLSISNNNTQSDSDSSDIRNSGMAEKYPELFPGPSGMKRRPIEPAAVNSILSDALPMVSILGLDENQSEKREESTKLQNDRKAGNMQNEDDHNNHQSPNLSIFGLTEEEVNVSRIDQQSEGIPALSALLAGPSDSQSTGFNDNTYAINDPPMSGTDSSTSSSAEGCTNGINHSSSGSPIRGTGSKKSQELSNAQNMVSNESNGDLIQFSSSPVLAEYSYELLELVTDNFNSKKFTNGVVQSPDGRWIGAGGFGAVFLGVNLAPTIPVSAVKRLESNKYKYREKFQLELDILSKHSHPNIVSLLGYCSNGPQLCLVYEYMNDGSLEMALAKVRENKLAMDGVCRLKYLQNIANAIKFLHERANVIHRDVKSANVLLNGSVAKLGDLGLLKSTTSMTTTKIIGTNAYMAPEAVRGDVTVALDVFAFGIVIAETVTGEPVLAENGSRSEIDLAGYILRHRAEGRNLALLVDRRASKEADGGKWLEVGNRLLETALQCMEARWCRPTSDTVAKSIDTMQLALSY; this is encoded by the exons ATGGACCGAGAGCTGGAAGTTCGCCACATGGCTTCATATTTGGATactttggcaaacattttggACACCAGCGATGGTTGGAGGGATTTTCTATATTTGATTCCGCAAAATATGGAAGATCTCACGAAGGACGAGTATACACCGAAGTATACCGGTGCACATGAAGC CACGCTGGAAACGGAGAGCGCTCGGAACAATTTGTCCCCCGCCAAATTGTTGCTCATTGAGTGGAGTATTTCGGGTAGAATAAGACCCACGGTTGGTGATCTTCTAACGCTACTACTGCGGGCCAATCAAATCCGTGCCGCGGAGTACCTTACCAATCTCTTGAAAGAAACTCCGCCCGTGCGACCGAAGGAAGGCCCTGGGGCACCGATTGACATTACGCTGCCCGAAGATCACCAAACAGAATCGTTGCTGGATGACATTAGTTACCCGAACTCGTCACAGCTGCAGAAAGATTTGTCGATCACGATAGCAAACAATCGCGATTACTACGATAAGATGGGTCCGATGAAGCGTGTTGAAATTAAGGACACCATTTCTTCGGTTGCGGACGCTACGTTGCAACAACAACTATCGattagcaacaacaacacccaaTCCGATTCGGATTCATCCGACATACGGAATTCTGGTATGGCAGAAAAGTACCCTGAATTATTTCCCGGACCATCCGGCATGAAGCGTAGACCAATAGAACCAGCTGCCGTTAACAGCATTTTGTCTGACGCACTGCCGATGGTTTCCATTCTGGGCTTGGATGAaaaccaaagcgaaaaaagagaagaatCAACAAAACTTCAGAACGATCGTAAGGCTGGGAATATGCAGAACGAAGATGACCACAACAATCACCAAAGTCCCAACCTGTCTATTTTTGGCCTTACGGAGGAGGAAGTAAATGTGAGTCGAATTGATCAGCAGAGTGAAGGCATTCCCGCTTTATCAGCATTACTTGCCGGCCCAAGTGATTCACAATCTACCGGGTTCAATGACAACACCTATGCGATCAATGATCCGCCGATGAGTGGCACTGATTCCAGCACAAGCAGCTCCGCTGAAGGTTGTACAAATGGAATAAACCACAGTTCTTCAGGATCTCCGATCCGCGGCACCGGTTCTAAGAAATCTCAAGAGCTTAGTAATGCACAGAATATGGTCTCAAATGAGTCAAATGGTGACCTCATACAGTTCTCATCCTCTCCTGTGCTGGCGGAATATTCATACGAACTGTTGGAGCTGGTGACCGATAACTTCAATTCAAAGAAATTTACAAATGGTGTTGTTCAATCACCCGATGGACGTTGGATCGGCGCTGGTGGCTTTGGTGCGGTGTTTCTGGGAGTGAATCTTGCGCCAACGATTCCGGTTTCAGCCGTGAAGCGGCTTGAATCGAATAAGTATAAGTATCGGGAGAAGTTCCAACTGGAACTTGACATACTTTCCAAGCATTCCCACCCTAACATTGTGAGTTTGTTGGGTTACTGTTCAAACGGTCCTCAGCTCTGCTTGGTTTACGAGTACATGAACGATGGGAGCCTGGAAATGGCTCTAGCGAAGGTGCGCGAAAATAAACTGGCGATGGACGGCGTTTGTCGCTTGAAGTACCTACAAAACATTGCAAATGCAATCAAGTTTCTGCATGAACGGGCCAATGTTATCCACCGAGATGTTAAATCGGCCAACGTTCTACTGAACGGTTCAGTTGCGAAGCTGGGCGATCTGGGTCTACTGAAATCGACCACCTCCATGACCACGACGAAAATCATCGGTACAAACGCGTATATGGCTCCGGAAGCAGTGCGTGGTGACGTAACTGTTGCGTTGGACGTGTTTGCGTTCGGCATTGTGATAGCTGAAACCGTCACCGGGGAGCCAGTGTTGGCGGAAAACGGGTCCCGCAGCGAAATCGATCTGGCCGGGTACATTCTGCGCCATCGGGCCGAAGGACGAAACCTTGCTTTGCTCGTGGATAGGCGCGCATCTAAGGAGGCTGATGGCGGAAAGTGGCTTGAAGTTGGGAACCGTTTGCTAGAAACCGCATTGCAATGCATGGAAGCAAGATGGTGTCGTCCAACAAGTGACACAGTGGCGAAATCAATCGATACCATGCAGTTGGCGCTCTCATACTAA